One segment of Radiobacillus kanasensis DNA contains the following:
- the splB gene encoding spore photoproduct lyase: protein MVKPFVPQLVYFEPKALDFPLGKELYEKFEKMGLEIRQTTSHNQVRNLPGDNDFQRYRTAKSTLVVGVRKTLKFDTSKPSAEYAIPFATGCMGHCHYCYLQTTMGSKPYIRTYVNTDEILDSADKYMEERAPEVTRFEASCTSDIVGVDHLTHTLKRAIEHFGKSDKGRLRFVTKFAHVDHLLDAKHNGRTRFRFSMNDDYVIKYFEPGTSRLKERIEAARKVAEAGYPLGFIIAPIYLHEGWKEGYGEMLEHLSDSLPEHAKDGLTFELIQHRFTQPAKRVIQKNYPMSKLELDESKRKWKWGRYGIGKYVYKDEEQEDIKDTLGSYIEKLFPKAKVEYFT, encoded by the coding sequence TAGGAAAAGAGCTCTATGAAAAATTCGAGAAGATGGGACTCGAAATAAGACAGACTACGTCTCACAACCAAGTCAGAAACCTTCCTGGGGATAATGATTTTCAACGCTATCGGACAGCTAAGTCAACGTTGGTCGTAGGGGTGCGTAAAACGCTAAAGTTTGATACGTCCAAGCCATCAGCTGAATATGCTATTCCATTTGCAACAGGCTGTATGGGGCATTGTCATTATTGTTACTTACAAACGACAATGGGAAGTAAACCATACATACGAACGTATGTAAATACAGATGAAATTCTAGATTCAGCGGATAAATACATGGAAGAGAGAGCGCCCGAAGTGACGCGGTTTGAAGCTTCCTGTACTTCAGATATTGTTGGCGTAGATCATCTGACCCATACGTTGAAACGAGCCATCGAGCATTTTGGCAAGTCGGACAAGGGAAGACTGCGGTTTGTAACGAAATTTGCTCATGTCGATCATTTGTTAGATGCGAAACATAATGGGAGAACCCGGTTTCGGTTTAGTATGAATGATGATTATGTCATTAAGTATTTTGAACCAGGCACTTCCCGATTGAAAGAAAGAATCGAAGCAGCGCGTAAAGTGGCGGAAGCCGGTTATCCTCTTGGCTTTATTATCGCCCCAATCTACCTTCACGAAGGCTGGAAGGAAGGATATGGGGAAATGCTAGAACATTTATCAGACTCCCTTCCGGAACATGCGAAGGATGGCTTAACATTTGAGTTGATTCAGCATCGCTTTACCCAACCTGCGAAACGAGTGATTCAAAAAAACTACCCAATGTCGAAGCTAGAATTAGATGAGTCCAAACGGAAATGGAAGTGGGGAAGGTACGGAATTGGAAAGTATGTTTATAAAGATGAAGAACAGGAAGATATAAAGGATACGTTAGGTAGTTATATTGAAAAATTGTTTCCAAAGGCGAAAGTTGAATATTTTACGTAA
- a CDS encoding NUDIX hydrolase: MGDYIMDLRKSVGHQPLIMVGSGVMVIRNDNELLLQLRSDTKDWGIPGGAMELGESLEQTARRELLEETGLQTKDLQFVTMISGQDLYYKYPNGDEVYNVIAIHKATEVEGEIKMEDGESLDLRYFPLHQLPVNIQSISRKMIEAFQACNIMQR, translated from the coding sequence ATGGGCGATTATATAATGGATTTGCGAAAATCTGTCGGTCATCAACCTTTAATTATGGTTGGATCTGGTGTAATGGTCATACGTAATGATAATGAGCTATTGCTCCAGTTGCGATCAGATACAAAAGACTGGGGAATCCCAGGAGGAGCGATGGAGTTAGGCGAAAGTTTAGAGCAAACGGCTAGACGGGAACTATTAGAAGAAACCGGATTGCAAACCAAAGACCTTCAGTTTGTGACGATGATTTCTGGTCAAGATTTATATTACAAGTATCCGAATGGGGATGAAGTGTATAACGTCATTGCTATTCACAAAGCAACAGAGGTAGAAGGGGAAATAAAAATGGAAGACGGGGAGAGCTTGGACTTACGCTATTTTCCACTTCATCAGCTACCGGTTAACATCCAATCGATTTCGAGAAAAATGATAGAAGCTTTTCAAGCGTGTAACATAATGCAAAGATAA
- a CDS encoding type 1 glutamine amidotransferase domain-containing protein, whose translation MRLSDKKVLSFVSDDFEDLELWYPILRLREEGATVHLAGEKANHTYIGKYGVPAETDMAFSDMKAEEYDAVLVPGGWAPDKLRRYPEVLEFVRSMDEYEKPIGQICHAGWVLISADILKGRKVTSTPGIKDDMTNAGATWYDEAVVVDGHIVSSRRPPDLPPYVKEFANLLAD comes from the coding sequence ATGAGATTATCGGATAAGAAAGTTTTATCTTTTGTAAGTGATGATTTTGAAGATTTGGAGCTATGGTATCCCATTTTAAGACTTCGTGAAGAAGGGGCAACCGTTCATCTTGCGGGTGAAAAAGCTAACCATACGTACATTGGGAAATATGGGGTCCCTGCGGAAACAGATATGGCATTCTCTGACATGAAAGCAGAAGAATATGATGCGGTACTTGTGCCTGGAGGATGGGCACCGGATAAACTTAGAAGGTATCCTGAAGTTCTAGAATTTGTCCGCTCGATGGATGAATATGAAAAGCCGATTGGACAAATTTGCCACGCAGGCTGGGTCTTGATCTCAGCAGACATTTTGAAAGGGAGAAAGGTCACCAGCACGCCTGGGATCAAAGATGATATGACCAATGCTGGAGCCACCTGGTATGATGAGGCGGTTGTCGTGGACGGACATATTGTGTCTAGCCGTCGTCCACCAGATTTACCTCCGTATGTAAAGGAATTTGCCAATTTACTTGCGGATTAA
- a CDS encoding DUF456 domain-containing protein, with the protein MDLLIWILIIACFVLSFVGIVFPIIPGTLALWAGFLLYVFLIHSGELSVIFWIAMVLLTILLFAADLIANSYYVKKYGGSKWGERVAGVAVIVGSFIIPPFGIIIIPFAAVFVTELIQKRTTQEAWKASLGSLIGFLSGSVAKVVIQVMMIIWFLVEVFWL; encoded by the coding sequence ATGGACCTATTAATATGGATCCTAATTATTGCTTGTTTTGTACTTAGTTTTGTAGGAATCGTGTTCCCAATCATTCCTGGAACACTAGCTCTTTGGGCAGGGTTTCTGTTGTATGTATTTTTGATTCATTCTGGAGAGCTTTCGGTTATATTTTGGATTGCGATGGTGCTCCTAACGATCTTGCTGTTTGCTGCTGACTTAATTGCCAATAGCTACTATGTTAAAAAATATGGAGGAAGTAAATGGGGAGAACGAGTTGCTGGAGTAGCGGTGATTGTGGGATCTTTTATCATTCCGCCATTTGGTATTATCATCATTCCATTTGCCGCCGTATTTGTGACTGAGCTTATACAAAAACGAACGACTCAAGAGGCATGGAAAGCATCGTTAGGCTCGTTAATTGGGTTTTTGAGCGGTTCAGTAGCCAAAGTAGTGATTCAAGTCATGATGATTATTTGGTTCTTGGTTGAGGTATTTTGGTTATGA
- the thiD gene encoding bifunctional hydroxymethylpyrimidine kinase/phosphomethylpyrimidine kinase produces MTIATALSIAGSAAHGSAGIQADLKTFQERDVYGMAAITAIVAKNPVTDSSIFKQSVEAIQAQFYTATKNVGADALKTGMLFSTEIIECVVDLLEKERDKPLVVDPVMIGKMGSQLLHDDAINVMKEKLFPLATIITPNRFEAAKLTGKEKLSTIEELKDAAKALHQFGPSFVVVKGGSIGDEAIDILYDGHLCIELSEKSVDTIHTSGAGCSFSAAITAELAKGETVQHSVDLAKKYVTAAIHHALSFGKGVGSTYHAAYRKYSNL; encoded by the coding sequence GTGACGATCGCAACAGCATTGAGTATCGCAGGATCAGCCGCCCATGGTAGTGCAGGCATTCAGGCAGATTTAAAAACCTTTCAAGAGCGAGATGTGTATGGGATGGCAGCTATTACAGCTATCGTTGCTAAAAATCCAGTGACAGATTCATCTATATTTAAGCAATCGGTGGAAGCCATTCAAGCTCAGTTCTATACTGCAACAAAAAACGTTGGTGCTGATGCTTTAAAAACAGGCATGTTGTTTTCAACCGAAATTATCGAATGTGTTGTAGATCTTTTGGAAAAGGAAAGAGATAAACCTTTGGTCGTTGATCCAGTAATGATCGGAAAGATGGGATCCCAGCTTTTACATGATGATGCTATAAACGTGATGAAAGAAAAGCTCTTTCCATTGGCTACGATCATAACACCAAATCGCTTTGAAGCAGCTAAATTAACTGGAAAGGAAAAACTGAGCACTATTGAAGAATTAAAGGATGCTGCAAAAGCATTACATCAGTTTGGACCTTCCTTTGTTGTTGTGAAGGGTGGATCTATTGGTGACGAAGCCATCGATATCCTGTACGATGGTCACCTATGTATAGAGTTGTCGGAAAAAAGTGTGGATACCATTCATACAAGTGGAGCTGGCTGTAGTTTTTCTGCAGCTATTACTGCAGAGTTGGCAAAGGGTGAGACAGTCCAACATTCCGTAGATCTAGCTAAAAAGTACGTCACAGCTGCTATCCATCATGCATTATCGTTTGGTAAAGGAGTTGGGTCTACCTATCACGCAGCCTACCGGAAATATTCAAATCTTTAA
- a CDS encoding DUF4064 domain-containing protein: MKRTVEFVLTIIGAVLYGILAAFGGLLKWIQGNEQVMTDFENALEEDPTLSETGTDVGTIMDAMNTGATTILTVSILVIVLGIIALFLLKGNKKPIAAGIILIIAGAGSVFFTYGLGLFGAIFYVIAGIMAVVRKPKTLIE; this comes from the coding sequence GTGAAAAGAACAGTAGAATTTGTATTAACCATCATTGGCGCTGTATTGTATGGAATCTTAGCTGCTTTCGGAGGGCTTTTAAAATGGATACAAGGAAATGAGCAAGTTATGACCGACTTCGAAAATGCACTTGAAGAGGATCCTACCTTAAGCGAAACAGGCACAGATGTAGGAACAATCATGGATGCCATGAATACAGGAGCAACGACGATTTTAACCGTATCTATTCTTGTAATCGTATTAGGAATCATAGCTTTGTTCCTATTGAAAGGTAATAAAAAACCAATAGCTGCCGGAATCATTCTTATTATAGCTGGTGCTGGATCTGTATTCTTTACATATGGGCTTGGGCTGTTTGGAGCCATTTTCTATGTAATTGCAGGAATTATGGCTGTAGTAAGAAAACCAAAAACGTTAATCGAATAG
- a CDS encoding ABC transporter ATP-binding protein, with protein sequence MTEAAMKIVNLKKNIGKKQIIKGLDFEIYPGEVFGFLGPNGAGKTTTIRMMVGLMGITEGDVLIQGKSIKTSFKDAIRHVGAIVENPEMYPFMSGWKNLLHYSRMIPGITKERIQEIISLVGLEKAIHEKAGRYSLGMRQRLGIAQALLHNPSILILDEPTNGLDPSGIREIRQYIRNLAEKENVAVIVSSHLLSEMEMMCDRIGIIKNGEIIAIESVKDAVGESDMKEVSLEAEPIQEARSYLEQRELKWKDSESGLLFNVKRDDIPSVVKGLVEQGVQIYSIQAQRSTLEDKFLTWIGENTIE encoded by the coding sequence GTGACAGAAGCAGCAATGAAAATAGTTAATTTAAAGAAAAATATCGGAAAGAAACAAATTATTAAAGGGTTAGATTTTGAGATATATCCAGGAGAGGTATTTGGATTTCTCGGACCAAACGGTGCGGGAAAAACAACCACAATCCGTATGATGGTAGGCTTAATGGGGATTACAGAGGGCGATGTTCTCATTCAAGGCAAAAGCATTAAAACAAGTTTTAAAGATGCAATCCGCCATGTCGGGGCTATCGTAGAAAACCCAGAAATGTATCCATTTATGTCGGGCTGGAAAAACCTATTACATTATTCTAGGATGATTCCAGGGATTACGAAAGAGCGAATTCAAGAAATTATTTCTTTAGTTGGTCTAGAAAAAGCGATTCATGAAAAAGCAGGTAGGTACTCTTTAGGGATGCGTCAGCGACTTGGAATTGCCCAAGCTCTCCTACATAACCCATCCATCCTAATTTTGGATGAACCTACGAATGGATTAGATCCATCCGGAATTAGAGAAATCAGACAATACATACGAAATCTAGCAGAAAAAGAGAATGTTGCGGTCATCGTATCCAGCCACCTTCTATCGGAAATGGAAATGATGTGTGATCGAATTGGGATTATCAAAAATGGTGAAATAATTGCCATTGAATCGGTGAAGGATGCCGTTGGAGAATCGGATATGAAAGAAGTATCTCTAGAAGCGGAGCCAATTCAAGAAGCACGTTCCTATTTAGAGCAACGAGAGCTTAAATGGAAAGATAGCGAAAGCGGTCTCCTATTTAACGTGAAAAGAGACGATATTCCAAGTGTGGTAAAAGGGTTAGTGGAACAAGGTGTTCAAATTTATAGCATTCAGGCTCAACGATCCACGCTTGAGGATAAATTCTTAACATGGATAGGGGAGAATACGATTGAGTAA
- a CDS encoding ABC transporter permease, whose product MSNFLKLLVNEQIKLYVRKSTWAMYILLAVVIIGLATIAQIYGTSTEEYGDDWRTELKEENKQLAKDIEEISGEEFADAAVEINQEIIDKNNYHLEHDIKPALYDGWQFVLENQYLTSILSLFTIIVAAGIVASEFRWGTIKLLLIRPVSRLKILLSKYVSVLLFALTTLLFLLLFSLIVGSIFFGFRGINPEIVQMGNNGFEQVSLIGEIVEGYGFKLVTLVMMATFAFMISTIFRNSGFAIGLAIFLMMAGNSIKGVLSQYDWSKYVLFANTDLTQYTDGHTPFMEGMTLTFSIVVLLVYYLVFMVLSWISFTKRDVAGH is encoded by the coding sequence TTGAGTAATTTTTTAAAACTACTAGTCAATGAACAAATTAAACTCTACGTTCGAAAATCTACGTGGGCGATGTATATTTTACTTGCTGTCGTTATTATCGGTTTAGCTACTATCGCTCAGATTTATGGAACATCAACAGAGGAGTATGGCGATGATTGGAGAACAGAGTTAAAAGAGGAAAATAAGCAATTAGCTAAGGACATTGAAGAAATATCTGGTGAGGAATTTGCTGATGCTGCTGTTGAGATTAATCAAGAAATAATTGACAAGAACAATTATCACTTAGAGCATGACATTAAACCAGCTCTATACGATGGTTGGCAGTTTGTATTAGAAAATCAATATCTAACATCTATACTAAGCTTGTTTACGATTATTGTAGCTGCAGGTATTGTAGCTAGTGAATTCAGATGGGGGACGATAAAACTTTTACTGATACGCCCAGTATCTAGGCTGAAAATTTTATTATCTAAGTATGTATCTGTTTTACTATTTGCGTTGACAACCCTTCTCTTTTTGCTTCTATTTTCTTTAATTGTAGGTAGTATTTTCTTTGGATTTAGGGGAATTAATCCGGAGATTGTCCAAATGGGTAATAATGGATTTGAACAGGTTTCCTTAATAGGAGAAATTGTAGAAGGATACGGTTTTAAACTTGTCACACTAGTCATGATGGCGACATTTGCCTTTATGATTTCTACGATTTTCCGAAACAGTGGTTTTGCGATCGGCTTAGCCATTTTCCTAATGATGGCTGGTAATTCCATCAAGGGAGTGTTATCTCAATACGATTGGTCAAAATATGTATTGTTTGCGAATACAGATTTGACCCAATATACAGATGGGCACACACCATTTATGGAAGGAATGACATTAACGTTCTCGATCGTCGTTCTTCTTGTCTACTACTTAGTCTTTATGGTGCTGTCCTGGATTTCCTTCACGAAACGAGATGTAGCTGGACATTAA
- a CDS encoding MBL fold metallo-hydrolase, protein MSLEPIQVQELVHKIIRQEEIHLLDIRRENDVHDWAIEGEQIYSVHKTLSEIQENPEQVMTMLPSDKPVYVVCYKGISAQKATAILREQGMDHVTYLVGGMGAWGEHLQPIKVADLQQSGAIYQFVRMGKGCLSYMIVSGQEAVVIDASRMVDVYLSFANEHGIIIKDVIDSHLHADHISGGRMLAEEVGATYWFPPEEEHVQFDHALLEDGTIFSLHNATVSIRAVHTPGHTIGSTSFLIDNQFLLTGDTLFIQSIGRPDLAGKANEWTSLLYKSLYDTIPSIPHEVHILPTHFSSLDELKENGAVYATKNSIYDSNYRLNLESYQAFENMVANNLPDQPNSYQQIRKINMGQQSADQSEWQTIEAGPNRCAVR, encoded by the coding sequence GTGAGTTTAGAACCGATTCAAGTCCAGGAACTCGTCCATAAAATCATTCGCCAGGAAGAGATACATTTGTTGGACATTAGACGAGAGAACGATGTACACGACTGGGCCATTGAAGGCGAGCAAATTTACTCTGTCCATAAAACATTATCGGAAATTCAAGAGAACCCGGAACAAGTCATGACAATGCTACCAAGTGATAAACCAGTCTATGTCGTTTGTTACAAAGGAATTTCCGCGCAGAAAGCCACTGCCATTCTACGAGAGCAAGGAATGGATCATGTTACATACTTGGTCGGTGGTATGGGAGCATGGGGAGAACATCTGCAACCAATTAAGGTAGCTGACTTACAACAGAGTGGAGCCATCTATCAATTTGTTCGTATGGGAAAAGGCTGTTTGTCCTATATGATTGTCTCTGGTCAAGAAGCAGTTGTGATAGATGCTAGCAGGATGGTCGACGTTTATCTGTCATTTGCCAATGAGCATGGCATTATAATCAAAGACGTAATCGACTCTCATCTCCATGCCGATCATATTTCAGGTGGAAGAATGCTTGCAGAAGAAGTTGGGGCTACCTACTGGTTCCCACCAGAAGAGGAGCACGTGCAATTTGACCATGCCTTACTAGAAGATGGGACTATTTTTTCACTCCACAACGCAACCGTTTCTATCCGAGCTGTTCATACACCAGGGCATACCATCGGAAGTACGAGCTTTCTCATCGATAATCAGTTTTTGTTAACTGGTGACACTCTATTCATTCAATCTATCGGCAGACCTGATTTAGCAGGAAAAGCAAACGAATGGACATCCTTACTATACAAATCTTTATACGATACGATTCCATCAATCCCACATGAAGTACACATACTTCCAACACACTTTAGTTCGCTTGACGAGCTCAAAGAAAATGGCGCTGTTTACGCCACTAAAAACTCTATCTACGATTCCAATTACCGCTTAAACTTGGAAAGCTACCAAGCATTTGAAAATATGGTGGCCAACAATCTACCAGACCAACCAAACAGTTACCAACAAATACGAAAAATCAATATGGGGCAACAATCTGCAGATCAAAGTGAATGGCAAACAATTGAAGCAGGTCCTAATCGCTGCGCAGTGCGCTAA
- the ddlA gene encoding D-alanine--D-alanine ligase, with amino-acid sequence MAKKKVGIIYGGKSAEHEVSLQSAKNIVDAIDKEKYDVVLIGIDKQGKWHLGDPSSHLLNVENPKLISLNKSNKGVALVPGESQKQLVSLSQEEGLDQLDVVFPIVHGTLGEDGSMQGMLRIANIPYVGSNVLGSAVCMDKDIAKRLLKGAGISVANGVAVSKHQKDSIQYSVLEKMLGLPMFIKPANQGSSVGVSKVRNEEEFHQAIDEAFQYDHKLIIEEAIVGREVECAVLGNEYPKASIPGEILPQSDFYSYESKYIDENGAELAIPADLPDEVIEKIQKASVEVFQALNCEGLARVDFFLKEDGELVVNEVNTLPGFTKISMYPKLWEISGIPYSELISELIELAIDRYERDQQLKSAVWE; translated from the coding sequence ATGGCAAAGAAGAAAGTCGGAATCATTTATGGTGGGAAATCTGCGGAGCATGAAGTATCCTTGCAATCCGCCAAAAATATCGTGGATGCAATTGATAAAGAAAAATACGATGTGGTTTTAATTGGTATAGATAAACAAGGAAAATGGCATCTAGGAGATCCTTCTAGCCATTTATTAAATGTAGAAAATCCTAAATTAATTTCTTTAAACAAATCCAATAAAGGCGTTGCTTTAGTTCCTGGAGAAAGTCAAAAGCAACTTGTTAGCCTTTCGCAAGAGGAAGGATTGGATCAGTTGGATGTGGTCTTCCCAATCGTCCATGGAACCCTTGGAGAAGACGGAAGTATGCAAGGGATGTTAAGAATCGCGAATATCCCGTATGTGGGCTCCAACGTATTAGGATCCGCTGTATGTATGGATAAAGATATTGCAAAACGTTTGCTTAAAGGTGCTGGCATATCTGTAGCTAACGGAGTGGCAGTTTCTAAGCATCAAAAGGATAGTATTCAATATTCTGTTTTGGAGAAAATGTTAGGCTTACCAATGTTCATTAAGCCAGCAAATCAAGGCTCATCTGTTGGAGTTAGTAAAGTTCGCAATGAGGAAGAATTTCACCAAGCGATTGATGAAGCCTTCCAATACGATCATAAACTCATTATCGAAGAAGCAATTGTTGGCCGAGAGGTGGAATGTGCGGTACTTGGAAACGAGTATCCGAAAGCGTCGATCCCAGGTGAGATTCTTCCACAAAGCGATTTTTATTCCTATGAGTCAAAGTACATTGATGAAAACGGTGCGGAATTAGCCATTCCTGCTGATTTACCGGATGAGGTAATAGAAAAGATCCAAAAAGCATCGGTAGAAGTATTCCAAGCATTGAATTGTGAAGGATTAGCAAGAGTGGACTTCTTCTTAAAAGAGGATGGCGAACTTGTAGTGAATGAAGTGAATACACTTCCAGGGTTCACGAAAATCAGTATGTATCCGAAGCTCTGGGAAATCAGTGGAATTCCTTATTCTGAACTAATTTCCGAGCTTATAGAATTAGCTATTGATCGATATGAGCGAGACCAACAACTGAAAAGTGCAGTTTGGGAGTGA
- a CDS encoding alpha/beta-type small acid-soluble spore protein, with the protein MADNNNQLLVPGAENAMDNMKQEIANEFGVELGADTTARANGSVGGEMVKRMIQIAEQSLQNQSK; encoded by the coding sequence ATGGCGGACAATAATAATCAATTATTAGTGCCAGGTGCGGAAAATGCAATGGATAACATGAAGCAAGAAATCGCCAATGAATTTGGTGTTGAGCTTGGTGCCGATACCACTGCACGTGCAAACGGATCTGTGGGTGGCGAAATGGTAAAACGTATGATCCAAATCGCTGAACAAAGTCTCCAAAATCAAAGTAAGTAA
- a CDS encoding NAD(P)H oxidoreductase, translating to MKVLTIVTHPRKNSLTFQVANQFVLGLKKEGHEAEVMDLYQSNFDPVLRELDEPDWTSNQQNFSSEVEAEMEKLRKFDALAFVFPLWWWSMPAMLKGYIDRVWNYGFAYGPNKLTHKHVLWLSLAGAPIERFTKRRYDEMMERYFNVALADYCGIPSSRFELLYETISGNPEYMEDWLSQAYQLGIEYGK from the coding sequence TTGAAAGTACTAACAATTGTCACTCATCCAAGGAAAAACTCGTTAACTTTTCAGGTAGCAAACCAATTTGTATTAGGTCTAAAAAAGGAAGGTCATGAAGCAGAGGTTATGGATTTATATCAAAGTAATTTTGATCCAGTACTTCGAGAATTAGATGAGCCTGATTGGACATCAAACCAACAAAATTTTTCAAGTGAAGTGGAAGCGGAGATGGAAAAACTGCGTAAGTTTGATGCACTTGCCTTTGTTTTTCCTCTCTGGTGGTGGAGTATGCCTGCTATGTTAAAGGGATATATTGACCGTGTATGGAACTACGGTTTTGCTTATGGACCAAATAAGCTTACTCATAAACATGTTTTGTGGTTAAGTTTAGCAGGCGCGCCAATTGAAAGATTTACAAAAAGAAGGTATGACGAGATGATGGAAAGATACTTTAACGTAGCTTTAGCTGATTACTGTGGGATTCCAAGTTCGAGATTTGAACTCCTTTATGAAACGATAAGTGGGAATCCAGAGTATATGGAGGATTGGCTTAGTCAAGCTTATCAGCTAGGAATTGAATATGGCAAGTAG
- a CDS encoding LysR family transcriptional regulator: MELRHLNTFRTVVDEGGFKKAADYLGYAQSSITGHIKELESELGQPLFDRLGKHVTLTEAGRKFLPYAEDIIKLYSKSKDAINDLHEPSGQLIIGASESILTYWLPNVLKDFMKSYPQIELIIKSLNYDNLSEQLKKGDIDIAVLVELPDWKANELSIHKLKDEKLSLVHLPKEKKDKIPETILVTESKCSWRPNIEEYIRTEGKSSFSRIELPSIEAIKKCVLFGLGRSILPRFVMNNELENKEMEESHLNEEINSLGVYAAIHKDKWISRNLEVFLSALRS, translated from the coding sequence ATGGAGCTAAGGCACCTTAATACATTTAGAACAGTTGTGGATGAAGGTGGGTTTAAAAAGGCAGCTGATTATTTAGGGTATGCACAATCATCCATAACAGGGCATATCAAAGAGTTAGAAAGTGAATTAGGACAGCCATTATTTGATCGATTAGGAAAACATGTAACGTTAACGGAAGCAGGGAGAAAGTTTCTACCTTACGCAGAAGATATTATAAAACTTTATTCGAAATCTAAAGATGCAATTAATGATTTACACGAACCATCTGGTCAGCTTATTATTGGTGCAAGTGAATCCATATTGACTTATTGGCTGCCAAATGTTCTCAAGGATTTCATGAAAAGCTATCCCCAAATAGAATTGATAATAAAATCACTAAACTATGATAACCTTTCCGAACAATTAAAGAAGGGTGACATAGACATCGCTGTACTAGTTGAACTCCCAGATTGGAAAGCGAATGAATTGTCAATCCATAAATTAAAAGATGAAAAGCTTTCTTTAGTGCATTTGCCAAAAGAGAAAAAAGATAAAATACCGGAAACTATACTTGTTACAGAAAGTAAATGTAGTTGGCGTCCTAATATTGAAGAATATATCAGAACGGAAGGAAAAAGTTCATTTTCAAGAATTGAGCTTCCAAGTATTGAAGCCATTAAAAAATGCGTGCTTTTCGGTTTAGGTAGATCCATTCTTCCGCGATTTGTCATGAATAATGAATTAGAAAATAAAGAAATGGAAGAATCACATTTGAATGAGGAAATAAATTCGTTAGGTGTTTATGCGGCTATTCATAAAGATAAGTGGATATCTAGGAACTTGGAAGTTTTTCTTTCCGCACTTAGATCTTAA
- a CDS encoding cupin — protein MELYKFDKDSGKKITKFHSNFTMSRIMQTEKTTHIGCMHLEGNDVIGFHQAVIPQLLLIMNGEGYVRGEEETQIKVQSGDAVFWKKGEWHETKTDIGLTAIVIESEDLNPASFMPIRK, from the coding sequence ATGGAGCTTTATAAATTTGATAAGGACAGTGGGAAAAAGATTACTAAATTCCATTCGAATTTTACTATGTCCCGTATTATGCAAACAGAAAAGACAACTCATATCGGTTGTATGCACTTAGAGGGAAATGATGTTATAGGTTTCCACCAAGCGGTAATACCTCAGCTCCTTCTAATTATGAATGGGGAAGGATATGTTCGCGGTGAAGAAGAAACACAAATTAAAGTTCAGTCAGGGGACGCTGTATTCTGGAAGAAGGGTGAATGGCATGAAACCAAAACAGATATAGGTTTAACTGCTATTGTGATTGAAAGCGAGGATTTAAATCCAGCATCATTCATGCCGATTAGGAAATAG